From Cellulophaga lytica DSM 7489, a single genomic window includes:
- a CDS encoding pyridoxal phosphate-dependent aminotransferase, with amino-acid sequence MSNHLSNRITNMSTSATLAMAAKARELRNAGKDIIGLSLGEPDFNIPDFIKDAAKQAIDDNYSSYSPVDGYADLKQAIANKFKRDNNLTYGLNQIVVSTGAKQSLANIAMCMLNKGDEVILPAPYWVSYSDIVKLAEGTPVEVATSIDTDFKMTPAQLEAAITPNTKMMWFSSPCNPSGSVYSKEELEGLAEVLKKHPNIYVVSDEIYEHINFRGGHVSIAGIDGMYERTITVNGVSKAFAMTGWRIGFIGAPEFIAKACTKFQGQNTSGANAIAQRATIAALEAPVSKIQFMIDEFHKRRDLVLELLGQIEGFNLNVPEGAFYVFPDISAFFGKTLNGTTINNASDLSMYLLENANVATVTGEAFGNPNCIRISYAASEKELKEAISRIKAVL; translated from the coding sequence ATGAGCAATCACTTATCTAACAGAATTACAAACATGTCTACCTCTGCCACTTTAGCAATGGCAGCAAAAGCAAGAGAATTACGCAACGCTGGTAAAGATATTATTGGTTTAAGCTTAGGAGAACCAGATTTTAATATTCCAGATTTTATTAAAGACGCAGCTAAACAAGCTATTGATGATAACTACAGTAGTTATTCTCCTGTAGATGGTTATGCAGATTTAAAACAAGCTATTGCAAATAAGTTTAAAAGAGATAACAATTTAACATACGGACTTAACCAAATTGTGGTTAGTACAGGTGCTAAACAATCTTTAGCAAACATAGCAATGTGTATGCTTAACAAAGGAGACGAAGTAATTTTACCTGCTCCTTACTGGGTTAGCTATAGTGATATTGTTAAACTTGCAGAAGGAACTCCTGTAGAAGTAGCTACTAGTATAGATACAGATTTTAAAATGACCCCTGCTCAGCTAGAAGCAGCTATTACCCCTAACACTAAAATGATGTGGTTTAGCTCTCCTTGTAACCCAAGCGGATCTGTATACAGCAAAGAAGAGTTAGAGGGCTTAGCAGAAGTATTAAAAAAGCACCCTAATATTTATGTGGTTTCTGATGAAATTTATGAACACATAAACTTTAGAGGAGGACACGTTAGTATTGCTGGTATAGATGGTATGTATGAGCGTACCATAACAGTAAACGGTGTATCTAAAGCATTTGCAATGACAGGATGGCGTATTGGCTTTATTGGTGCTCCAGAATTTATTGCTAAAGCGTGTACTAAATTTCAAGGACAAAACACAAGTGGTGCTAATGCTATTGCACAACGCGCTACAATTGCTGCACTTGAAGCTCCCGTAAGCAAAATACAGTTTATGATAGATGAGTTTCATAAAAGAAGAGATCTTGTTTTAGAACTATTAGGACAAATAGAAGGGTTTAACTTAAATGTACCTGAAGGCGCTTTTTATGTTTTTCCAGACATCTCTGCGTTTTTTGGTAAAACTTTAAACGGTACTACTATTAACAACGCGTCAGACTTATCTATGTACTTATTAGAAAATGCAAATGTTGCAACAGTAACAGGTGAAGCTTTTGGCAATCCTAACTGTATCCGTATTTCTTATGCTGCATCAGAAAAAGAATTAAAAGAAGCTATAAGCAGAATTAAAGCTGTTTTATAA
- a CDS encoding NADH:ubiquinone reductase (Na(+)-transporting) subunit B, translated as MGLKNTLHNLKEKYKGKKMAPAFNAIHTFLYLPNETTHSGSHVRAADDLKRTMNTVIMALIPVLIFGMFNAGYQHYSAINGFPADFSLLNDFITWDNFLVGLTTVLPLVIVSYVIGLAVEFVFAVIKGHEVEEGYLVTGMLVPLIVPIDTPLWMLAIAVIFGVVIGKEVFGGTGMNILNPALTIRAFLFFAYPTWMSGDKVWVHEAVERAGTADAISGETILGQLAQNTDASYSISDMFFGFIPGSVGETSTFLILLGGLFLIFTKIASWRIMLSAVIGALTMGLIFNGVVSADWISEGSKFYGLMSFEFWQHLLVGGLAFGIVYMATDPVTGSQTNKGKWYYGFFIGFISVLIRVFNPAYPEGVFLAILLMNVFAPTIDHYVVQSNVKKRLKRSNKATA; from the coding sequence ATGGGTCTTAAAAATACATTACACAATTTAAAGGAAAAGTATAAAGGCAAAAAAATGGCGCCTGCATTTAATGCAATCCATACGTTTTTGTACTTGCCTAATGAAACTACGCACTCTGGGTCTCACGTAAGAGCAGCAGATGATTTAAAGCGTACAATGAATACGGTAATAATGGCGTTAATTCCGGTTTTAATTTTCGGGATGTTTAATGCGGGTTACCAACATTATTCTGCAATTAATGGTTTCCCTGCAGATTTTTCATTACTAAATGATTTTATAACATGGGATAACTTTTTAGTAGGTTTAACAACGGTATTACCATTGGTAATAGTATCTTATGTAATTGGTTTAGCAGTAGAGTTTGTTTTTGCTGTTATTAAAGGACATGAGGTAGAAGAAGGTTACTTGGTAACTGGTATGTTAGTACCATTAATTGTACCAATAGATACACCATTATGGATGCTAGCTATAGCAGTTATTTTTGGTGTTGTAATAGGGAAAGAAGTTTTTGGTGGTACAGGTATGAATATCTTAAACCCAGCATTAACAATTAGAGCATTTTTATTCTTTGCTTATCCAACTTGGATGAGTGGTGATAAAGTATGGGTACACGAGGCTGTAGAAAGAGCTGGTACTGCAGATGCTATTTCTGGTGAAACTATCTTAGGACAGTTAGCTCAAAATACAGATGCATCATACTCAATTTCAGATATGTTCTTTGGTTTTATACCAGGTTCTGTTGGTGAAACGTCTACGTTTTTAATTCTATTAGGTGGTTTATTTTTAATCTTTACAAAAATAGCTAGCTGGAGAATTATGTTAAGCGCTGTAATAGGTGCTTTAACAATGGGCTTAATCTTTAACGGGGTTGTTAGTGCAGATTGGATTAGTGAAGGAAGTAAGTTTTACGGATTAATGAGCTTTGAGTTCTGGCAACATTTACTTGTTGGAGGTTTAGCTTTTGGTATTGTATATATGGCTACAGATCCTGTAACTGGTTCACAAACTAATAAAGGAAAATGGTATTACGGTTTCTTTATTGGGTTTATCTCTGTTTTAATTAGAGTGTTTAACCCTGCTTATCCAGAAGGCGTATTCTTAGCAATATTATTAATGAACGTTTTTGCTCCAACTATAGATCATTATGTAGTGCAAAGTAATGTAAAAAAACGTTTAAAAAGATCAAATAAAGCTACAGCTTAA
- a CDS encoding NADH:ubiquinone reductase (Na(+)-transporting) subunit D, giving the protein MGLLSKKDANLILDPLADNNPITIQVLGICSALAITAELKASIVMAVSVMFVLGIGNVVISLMRNIIPSKIRIIVQLVVVAALVIIVDQVLKAFAYELSKTLSVFVGLIITNCIIMGRFEAFALANGPWRSFLDGIGNSFGYGLILIIVGFFRELLGSGTLLGFKVLGDPIEKTGLYAIGYENNGFMLLSPMALIVVGIIIWVQRSRNKALIEEN; this is encoded by the coding sequence ATGGGATTACTTTCTAAAAAAGATGCAAATCTAATATTAGATCCATTAGCAGATAACAACCCAATTACTATACAGGTATTAGGTATATGTTCTGCATTGGCAATTACAGCAGAGTTAAAAGCGTCAATAGTAATGGCGGTTTCAGTAATGTTTGTATTAGGAATAGGTAACGTTGTTATCTCTTTAATGAGAAACATTATACCTTCTAAAATTAGAATTATTGTGCAATTGGTAGTAGTAGCTGCCTTAGTTATTATAGTAGATCAAGTGCTTAAAGCATTTGCATATGAACTTAGTAAAACCCTTTCTGTATTTGTTGGGTTAATTATTACAAACTGTATTATTATGGGACGTTTTGAGGCTTTTGCATTAGCAAACGGACCTTGGAGATCTTTCCTAGATGGTATTGGAAACTCATTTGGTTATGGTTTAATATTAATTATTGTTGGTTTCTTTAGAGAACTTTTAGGTTCTGGTACATTATTAGGATTTAAAGTATTAGGAGATCCTATTGAGAAAACAGGATTGTATGCCATAGGATATGAAAACAACGGGTTTATGTTATTGTCTCCAATGGCATTAATAGTAGTTGGTATCATTATTTGGGTGCAACGTTCAAGAAATAAAGCATTAATAGAAGAAAACTAG
- a CDS encoding type IX secretion system plug protein domain-containing protein, with amino-acid sequence MKYYSFLLFIILVSFSTYAQNAVEKDAPNHIKSIVFKGPTEDQFPIAQLGDKIYLEFDDLTASEEDYYYKISYYNYDWSPSTLSKSQYLSGFDNLRITNYENSYNTLQAYSNYRLQIPNSSISLKVSGNYMLEIYNSYNELQFSRRFIIYKDAVAVGVSPKRTRDFEFLNQKQAIQIAINAGNFQLINPKKEVKVTILKNYYWPTAITNLKPQYTIGKELLYKYDKESSFFGGNEFLNFTTKDLRATSTAIARVEMKELYNHYMYADLIRANEPYTYYPDINGDFVITTQQGEDASREAEYTNVHFKLPYTDIIGLNDVYVFGKFNNYAITDENKMTYNEKTGYLEAKITLKQGFYNYKYVIKTDKGELKQNAIGGNFHFTENNYLVLVYYRNFGDQYDSVIGVGSGNSRNITN; translated from the coding sequence ATGAAATACTACTCTTTTTTACTTTTTATAATTTTAGTTAGTTTCTCTACTTACGCACAAAACGCTGTAGAAAAAGATGCTCCTAACCATATAAAATCTATTGTATTTAAAGGACCTACAGAAGATCAATTTCCTATTGCACAATTGGGAGATAAAATTTATTTAGAGTTTGATGACTTAACTGCCTCTGAAGAAGATTACTACTACAAAATATCATACTATAATTATGATTGGTCTCCGTCTACACTGTCCAAATCTCAGTATTTAAGTGGCTTTGACAATCTTAGAATCACAAATTACGAAAATAGTTACAACACACTACAAGCTTACTCTAATTACCGCTTACAAATACCCAATAGCAGCATTAGTTTAAAGGTAAGTGGCAATTATATGTTAGAAATATACAACAGCTATAATGAGCTTCAATTTTCTAGACGCTTTATAATTTACAAGGATGCTGTAGCAGTAGGCGTTAGTCCAAAAAGAACAAGAGACTTTGAGTTTCTAAACCAAAAGCAAGCCATACAAATTGCCATAAACGCAGGTAATTTTCAACTTATCAACCCAAAAAAAGAGGTTAAAGTTACAATTTTAAAAAACTACTACTGGCCTACTGCAATTACCAATTTAAAACCACAATATACAATTGGTAAGGAGTTGTTATACAAATACGACAAAGAAAGTAGTTTTTTTGGCGGTAATGAGTTTTTAAATTTTACCACAAAAGATTTACGCGCAACTAGCACTGCAATTGCACGTGTAGAGATGAAAGAATTGTACAACCACTATATGTATGCAGATCTAATTAGAGCCAACGAGCCTTATACCTATTACCCAGATATTAATGGCGACTTTGTAATTACAACGCAACAAGGTGAAGATGCCTCTAGAGAAGCAGAGTACACCAACGTACATTTTAAATTACCTTACACAGACATTATAGGATTAAATGATGTTTATGTATTTGGCAAGTTTAACAATTACGCTATTACAGATGAGAATAAAATGACTTACAATGAAAAAACCGGTTATTTAGAAGCTAAAATTACACTTAAGCAAGGTTTTTACAATTATAAATATGTTATTAAGACCGATAAAGGAGAACTAAAGCAAAATGCAATTGGAGGCAATTTTCATTTTACAGAAAACAATTATTTAGTATTGGTTTATTACAGAAATTTTGGCGACCAATATGATAGCGTTATTGGAGTTGGAAGTGGCAACTCTAGAAACATTACCAACTAA
- a CDS encoding fatty acid desaturase family protein, which yields MENKSIRFSRKDSAQFFKTLNKRVNTYFKENNIKKTGNWKLHIKTVIMFTLFLAPYFLILTLGLPIWANLLLTIIMGVGMAGVGMNVMHDGNHGAYSNNKWVNKIMGGSIYILAGNVYNWQVQHNVLHHTYTNIHEHDEDLEAGRILRFSKHAEWRKHHKFQHFYSVFLYGLLTFNWAITTDFQQMYRYMKRNLSYGKKPSKIGNWSTLVITKLLYITIWIVLPLLFANVAWWQVLLGFFIMHYVAGVILSVVFQLAHVVDDAETPLPDETGTMKNTWAIHQLFTTVNFGTKNKIVNWFTGGLNHQVEHHIFPNISHIHYTNISKIVKQTANEFNLPYNEYKTTRKAIISHFKHLKELGKKPALQY from the coding sequence ATGGAAAATAAATCAATTAGATTTTCACGTAAAGACTCAGCTCAGTTTTTTAAGACTTTGAACAAACGTGTTAATACTTATTTTAAAGAAAACAACATAAAAAAAACAGGTAACTGGAAACTACACATTAAAACAGTTATAATGTTTACGCTATTTTTAGCGCCTTACTTTTTAATATTAACCCTTGGCTTACCAATTTGGGCTAACTTACTACTTACCATTATTATGGGTGTTGGTATGGCTGGTGTTGGTATGAATGTTATGCACGATGGTAACCACGGCGCATACTCTAACAATAAATGGGTTAACAAAATAATGGGTGGCAGTATTTACATACTAGCTGGTAACGTATACAACTGGCAAGTACAACACAATGTACTGCACCATACTTACACTAACATTCATGAACATGATGAGGATTTAGAAGCTGGTAGAATTTTACGCTTTTCTAAACACGCAGAATGGCGCAAGCATCATAAATTTCAGCATTTTTACTCGGTTTTTTTATATGGCTTACTAACATTTAACTGGGCTATTACTACAGATTTTCAGCAAATGTACCGTTATATGAAACGTAATTTATCATACGGTAAAAAACCAAGTAAAATTGGCAACTGGAGTACTTTAGTAATTACAAAATTATTATACATTACTATTTGGATTGTTTTACCACTACTTTTTGCTAATGTAGCTTGGTGGCAAGTACTCCTAGGTTTCTTTATTATGCATTATGTTGCTGGTGTAATTTTGAGTGTCGTATTTCAATTAGCACATGTGGTAGATGATGCAGAAACACCATTACCAGATGAAACAGGCACAATGAAAAACACTTGGGCAATACATCAATTATTTACTACTGTAAATTTTGGGACTAAAAATAAGATTGTAAATTGGTTTACAGGTGGATTAAATCATCAGGTTGAACATCATATTTTTCCAAATATTAGTCACATTCATTACACAAATATCTCTAAAATTGTGAAACAAACGGCAAATGAATTTAATTTGCCATATAATGAATACAAAACTACTAGAAAAGCTATAATTTCGCACTTTAAACATTTAAAGGAGCTAGGAAAAAAACCTGCTTTACAGTACTAG
- the rsmG gene encoding 16S rRNA (guanine(527)-N(7))-methyltransferase RsmG: MKADIIFKYFPDLTEEQKQHFIQLEALYADWNQKINVVSRKDIDEIYLRHVLHSTGIAKFQQFLPGTTVLDVGTGGGFPGIPLAILFPETQFTLVDAIGKKIKVVQHVVDGLGLTNVTAKHMRVEDLDAKFDFIVSRAVAAMPTFVRWIKGRIKKESLHERRNGILYLKGGDLSEELKDYKTTEIYNLSDHFSEDFFETKKVVYLPLKYKG, translated from the coding sequence ATGAAAGCAGATATTATTTTTAAGTATTTTCCAGACTTAACAGAAGAGCAAAAGCAACATTTTATACAGCTTGAAGCATTGTATGCAGATTGGAACCAAAAAATTAATGTGGTTTCTAGGAAAGATATAGATGAAATATATCTACGTCATGTATTGCACTCTACTGGCATTGCTAAATTTCAGCAGTTTTTACCAGGAACAACTGTTTTAGATGTTGGTACTGGTGGTGGTTTTCCTGGCATACCTTTGGCAATTCTTTTTCCTGAAACCCAATTTACTTTAGTTGATGCAATTGGCAAAAAAATAAAAGTAGTACAACATGTTGTAGACGGTTTAGGATTAACTAATGTTACCGCTAAACATATGAGGGTAGAGGACTTAGATGCTAAGTTTGATTTTATAGTTAGTAGAGCGGTAGCCGCTATGCCCACATTTGTTCGTTGGATTAAAGGGCGTATTAAAAAAGAATCTTTGCATGAACGCCGTAATGGTATTTTGTACCTTAAAGGTGGCGATTTATCTGAAGAATTAAAAGATTATAAAACTACAGAGATATACAACCTTTCAGATCATTTTTCTGAAGACTTTTTTGAAACTAAAAAAGTGGTTTATTTACCTTTAAAGTACAAAGGGTAA
- the apaG gene encoding Co2+/Mg2+ efflux protein ApaG translates to MTTQVTKGIKISVSTNFEGTFFKNYKMHYAFGYTVTIENLSKDSVQLTSRHWEIYDSLNDLEIMDGEGVVGKKPVLNPGQSHTYNSGCLLTSPIGAMRGHYNMISFTDGKKFRVYIPSFKFSAPFALN, encoded by the coding sequence ATGACTACACAAGTTACTAAAGGCATAAAAATATCAGTAAGCACCAATTTTGAAGGTACATTTTTTAAAAACTACAAAATGCACTACGCATTTGGCTACACTGTAACTATAGAAAACCTAAGCAAAGACTCTGTACAACTAACCTCTAGACACTGGGAAATTTACGACTCTTTAAATGACTTAGAAATTATGGATGGAGAAGGCGTAGTTGGCAAAAAACCAGTTTTAAACCCAGGGCAATCTCATACATACAACTCTGGCTGCCTATTAACATCTCCTATTGGCGCAATGCGCGGACACTACAATATGATAAGCTTTACAGATGGTAAAAAATTTAGAGTTTACATTCCTAGTTTTAAATTTAGCGCACCTTTTGCTTTAAATTAA
- the pruA gene encoding L-glutamate gamma-semialdehyde dehydrogenase: MGKGFFEVPTAFNEPIKSYAPGTPERQAVLEQYKAYYNGNVDVPLYIGAEEIKTGNTKPMSPPHDHKHVVGQYHLAEKEHVTKAIENTLESREAWANLAWEQRAAIFLKAAELIAGPYRAKINAATMMAQSKTIHQAEIDAACELIDFLRFNVEYMSQIYAEQPDSAEGIWNRVEYRPLEGFVYAITPFNFTAIAGNLPASAAMMGNVVLWKPSDSQIFSAKVIVDIFKEAGVPDGVINVVYGDPVMVTETALASPDFSGLHFTGSTYVFKELWKQIGNNIHNYKTYPRIVGETGGKDFILAHKTANPAQVATAIVRGAFEFQGQKCSAASRVYLPKSTADEVLDLVKRDLDSINKPGSPEDMSNFVTAVIHEGSFDKLAKYIDGAKADDNAEIVAGGNYDKSKGYFIEPTVIVTTDPKYTTMETELFGPVVTIYVYDDKDWKETLKLVDGTSEYALTGAVLSTDRYAIEEATKALQNCAGNFYINDKPTGAVVGQQPFGGARASGTNDKAGSAQNLLRWVSPRLIKETFVTPTDYRYPFLG, translated from the coding sequence ATGGGTAAAGGATTTTTTGAAGTTCCAACCGCTTTTAACGAACCAATAAAAAGCTATGCTCCGGGAACACCAGAGCGCCAAGCTGTATTAGAGCAATACAAAGCTTATTACAACGGTAATGTAGATGTTCCTTTATATATTGGAGCAGAAGAGATAAAAACTGGTAACACAAAACCAATGTCTCCTCCGCATGATCACAAACATGTTGTAGGTCAATACCATTTAGCAGAAAAAGAACACGTAACTAAAGCTATAGAAAATACTTTAGAATCTAGAGAAGCTTGGGCAAACCTTGCTTGGGAACAACGTGCTGCTATTTTTTTAAAGGCAGCAGAATTAATTGCTGGTCCTTACAGAGCTAAAATAAACGCTGCCACAATGATGGCACAATCTAAGACTATACACCAAGCAGAAATAGATGCTGCTTGTGAACTTATAGACTTTTTACGTTTTAACGTAGAGTACATGTCTCAAATATATGCAGAGCAGCCAGATTCTGCAGAGGGTATTTGGAACCGTGTAGAGTACCGACCTTTAGAAGGCTTTGTTTATGCAATTACCCCATTTAACTTTACTGCAATTGCCGGTAACCTACCTGCTAGTGCCGCTATGATGGGTAATGTTGTTTTATGGAAACCAAGTGATAGTCAAATATTTTCTGCAAAAGTAATTGTAGATATTTTTAAAGAAGCTGGTGTACCAGATGGCGTTATTAATGTTGTTTACGGAGACCCAGTTATGGTTACAGAAACTGCATTAGCTAGTCCAGATTTTTCTGGTTTACACTTTACAGGTTCTACTTATGTTTTTAAAGAACTTTGGAAGCAAATTGGTAACAACATACACAATTACAAAACCTACCCTAGAATAGTTGGCGAAACAGGAGGTAAAGATTTTATTTTAGCTCATAAAACTGCTAATCCTGCACAAGTAGCTACTGCAATTGTACGTGGCGCTTTTGAATTTCAAGGGCAAAAATGTAGTGCTGCATCTAGAGTTTACTTACCTAAATCTACTGCTGATGAAGTATTAGATTTAGTAAAAAGAGACCTAGACTCTATTAACAAGCCAGGTTCACCTGAAGATATGAGCAACTTTGTTACAGCTGTTATTCATGAAGGTTCTTTTGATAAACTTGCCAAATACATAGATGGTGCTAAGGCTGATGATAATGCAGAAATTGTAGCTGGTGGTAATTATGATAAATCTAAAGGTTACTTTATAGAACCTACTGTAATTGTAACTACAGACCCTAAATATACTACAATGGAAACTGAACTTTTTGGTCCTGTTGTAACTATTTACGTGTATGATGATAAAGATTGGAAAGAAACACTTAAGTTAGTTGATGGTACATCTGAGTATGCATTAACAGGTGCTGTATTATCTACAGACCGTTACGCTATAGAAGAAGCTACAAAAGCATTACAAAACTGTGCTGGTAACTTTTACATTAACGATAAACCAACAGGAGCTGTAGTTGGCCAACAACCATTTGGTGGTGCAAGAGCATCAGGAACCAACGACAAAGCTGGCTCTGCACAAAACTTACTACGTTGGGTTTCTCCAAGACTAATTAAGGAAACATTTGTTACACCAACAGATTATAGATATCCATTTTTAGGATAA
- a CDS encoding Na(+)-translocating NADH-quinone reductase subunit C, producing the protein MAINTDKNSYTVIFAAIMVVVVGSILAFTASSLSGKIKMNEKFEKQQNILYAMGVNDNVDEGSINFIPTDKVEAEFKKYIKEQIVIENGKITPNDEAYLIDLKKQETAAKNGEVRKLPLFIGEKDGVKSYIIPMRGKGLWDAIWGFVAVGEDLKVQGVFFDHKGETPGLGANIKQRYFMDDFKGESILNNGAFVGISVAKGNNDPINERKDDNKVDALAGATITGNGVTAMIKESVKLYQDYLETIAKK; encoded by the coding sequence ATGGCAATTAATACAGATAAAAATAGTTACACCGTCATTTTTGCAGCCATTATGGTTGTAGTTGTGGGTTCTATCTTAGCATTTACTGCATCTAGTTTAAGTGGTAAAATTAAGATGAATGAAAAGTTTGAGAAGCAACAAAACATCCTTTATGCAATGGGTGTTAATGATAATGTAGACGAAGGGAGTATAAATTTTATACCTACAGATAAAGTAGAAGCTGAGTTTAAAAAATATATTAAAGAGCAAATAGTTATTGAAAATGGTAAAATTACGCCAAATGACGAAGCTTATTTAATAGATTTAAAAAAGCAAGAAACAGCAGCTAAAAATGGCGAAGTTAGAAAATTACCATTATTTATTGGTGAAAAAGATGGTGTAAAATCTTACATCATACCAATGAGAGGTAAAGGTCTTTGGGATGCTATATGGGGCTTTGTTGCAGTAGGCGAAGACTTAAAAGTACAAGGTGTGTTTTTTGATCATAAAGGAGAAACACCTGGTCTAGGAGCAAACATAAAGCAACGTTATTTTATGGATGATTTTAAAGGAGAATCTATTTTAAACAACGGAGCCTTTGTTGGAATTAGTGTTGCTAAAGGTAACAATGACCCAATAAACGAAAGAAAAGATGATAATAAAGTAGATGCTTTAGCAGGTGCAACCATTACAGGTAATGGTGTAACAGCTATGATAAAAGAAAGCGTTAAACTTTATCAAGATTATTTAGAAACTATAGCTAAAAAATAA
- a CDS encoding Na(+)-translocating NADH-quinone reductase subunit A produces the protein MSKDIRIKKGLNINLVGAAEQTTSKAVLSNVYAINLNDFHGIMPKMLVKEGATVKAGEPIFYNKDVEEMKFVSPVSGELVEIVRGARRKILTLKIRANKSGEVVEHSTLNLASASAEDVKSQLLMSGCWPFVKQRPYDVVANPNVAPKAIFISGYTTAPLAANLDYVLQGKEKELQAAVTALATLTSGQVHISVGSSNSPLSGLSGVTEHKVAGPHPAGLVGTQINKIDPINKGEVVWTVNAQDLVIIGELLLTGKFNPQRTIALAGSAVKSPKYYTTTIGSEISTFLYGSGVSIENFRVINGDVLTGSKTSPEGYLGFYNNTVTVIPEGDDYELFGWNKPVFNKISSTRAMTFSWLNPKKKYDLNTNTNGEHRAFVVTGAYEKVFPLDIYPMQLLKACMIKDLDEMEQLGLYEVAPEDFALTEFICISKQPHQQIIREGLDLLQKEIG, from the coding sequence ATGTCTAAAGACATTCGAATAAAAAAAGGCTTAAATATAAACCTAGTCGGTGCCGCTGAGCAAACTACTTCTAAAGCGGTTTTAAGCAATGTTTATGCAATAAATCTTAATGATTTTCACGGGATAATGCCAAAAATGTTGGTAAAAGAAGGGGCAACTGTAAAAGCAGGTGAACCTATTTTTTACAACAAAGATGTAGAAGAAATGAAGTTTGTTTCTCCTGTGTCTGGTGAGCTTGTTGAAATTGTAAGAGGTGCAAGGAGAAAAATATTAACGCTGAAAATACGCGCTAATAAAAGTGGTGAAGTAGTAGAACACAGTACGCTAAACTTGGCAAGCGCATCTGCAGAAGACGTAAAGTCGCAGTTGCTAATGTCTGGTTGTTGGCCTTTTGTAAAACAAAGACCGTATGATGTTGTTGCAAACCCTAATGTGGCTCCAAAGGCTATATTTATTTCTGGGTATACAACAGCTCCATTAGCAGCCAATTTAGATTACGTGTTACAAGGCAAAGAAAAAGAGTTGCAAGCGGCTGTTACAGCATTAGCAACTTTAACATCTGGCCAAGTGCACATTTCTGTGGGTAGTAGCAACTCTCCATTGTCTGGTTTGTCTGGTGTAACAGAACATAAAGTAGCTGGTCCGCATCCAGCAGGTTTAGTGGGTACACAAATAAACAAGATAGATCCTATTAACAAAGGAGAAGTAGTTTGGACAGTTAATGCACAAGACCTAGTTATAATAGGTGAGTTGTTGTTAACAGGTAAATTTAACCCTCAAAGAACTATTGCATTAGCAGGTTCTGCAGTTAAATCTCCAAAATATTACACAACTACTATTGGATCAGAAATTTCTACATTTTTATATGGTAGCGGAGTTTCTATAGAGAACTTTAGAGTAATTAATGGTGATGTGTTAACAGGTTCTAAAACTAGCCCAGAAGGGTATTTAGGGTTTTATAATAACACAGTAACTGTTATTCCTGAAGGAGATGATTACGAGTTGTTTGGTTGGAATAAGCCAGTTTTTAACAAAATATCGTCTACTAGAGCAATGACTTTCTCTTGGTTAAACCCTAAGAAAAAATACGATTTAAATACCAATACTAACGGAGAACATAGAGCATTTGTGGTAACTGGTGCTTATGAAAAAGTTTTTCCATTAGATATTTATCCAATGCAACTGCTAAAAGCTTGTATGATAAAGGATTTAGATGAAATGGAACAACTTGGATTGTATGAGGTTGCACCTGAAGATTTTGCTTTAACAGAGTTTATCTGTATATCTAAACAACCGCATCAGCAAATAATTAGAGAAGGGTTGGACTTATTACAAAAAGAAATAGGATAA